The following coding sequences lie in one Nakaseomyces glabratus chromosome K, complete sequence genomic window:
- the EAP1 gene encoding Eap1p (CAGL0K00495g~Ortholog(s) have eukaryotic initiation factor 4E binding, mRNA binding activity and role in deadenylation-dependent decapping of nuclear-transcribed mRNA, negative regulation of translation), translating to MNFDDSGFFGQRTTGAEQADNQPSQPQSGAQNLSRFFGEFIRRTENNDETLPDSGNPLQERPQVNIDIGIPSNSGANTTMENASATISVSQLEQSLFSNRIQPGMVQQQFPVNDHKEEHPVIFEALEMDITEFKPVNTSKEHVYSINELLELSKEIPKHTIESISSMLPKKKFWRLYQKHSEPRSGNNKTRGTDNSFDKKNAKGKGQKLSNTKKFGNKFGRNDRSGYVEENDINTNNDDLIALEEEIGSAPNSMMDFEAWKAKMKEMERRKKGLGGSVDSINPTGGDIPSRSSSALNHNHISEAGTNSISEFLNISSSKIVSNPENELSLQGDDTEIQMNNSPDVAVENEISTRESSTTDLTQIDENRKGGSSRFSSFFSTTSKSKTKDVGPIIESHPNVTTADSSPVKQQGSSTGGSRLMSFFDNKEKNVSSNLQLNSSNSSPKLSMLSSKKEENANQGNMRMEPLNSSMHPHIDNHNITRQGQNMPPINRQDSDRQHTAPTQIMPGMVFPPNPQNNSSFFQDLLSKGKTNDHIRSSMPPPGLMHPGSGNNSSNMGNQRMMPMGMPPPGYPMGMPPPNMMPGPGMPGFPLNNRGQPLGQIPQSKPADSKDGNIDNLQRGNNVNMKGPQFMQNMPPPPGFAPLPNIPMGFPSGQFPPGMGPPPMNQTNFGKNPMNVPASNPYAENQKSAMDNNNQQAFKR from the coding sequence ATGAATTTTGATGATAGTGGATTTTTTGGTCAACGCACCACCGGTGCGGAACAAGCCGATAATCAGCCGAGTCAACCCCAATCGGGTGCTCAGAATTTGTCCCGATTTTTTGGAGAGTTTATCAGAAGAACAGAAAACAACGATGAAACTCTACCAGACTCAGGAAACCCATTACAGGAACGGCCCCAGGTGAATATAGACATCGGTATTCCATCAAATAGTGGAGCTAACACCACTATGGAAAATGCAAGTGCAACTATATCCGTATCTCAGTTAGAACAAAGTCTTTTTTCTAACAGAATTCAGCCAGGAATGGTACAACAGCAATTTCCTGTTAATGATCACAAAGAAGAGCATCCAGTAATATTCGAAGCCTTAGAGATGGATATAACAGAGTTTAAGCCTGTGAATACATCTAAGGAGCATGTATATAGTATTAATGAGCTCCTTGAATTATCCAAAGAAATTCCAAAACATACAATAGAGTCAATCTCCTCTATGCTTcccaaaaagaaattttggaGACTTTACCAAAAACACTCTGAGCCACGGTCAGGAAATAATAAGACTAGAGGTACTGATAACTCATTTGATAAGAAGAACGCAAAAGGTAAAGGCCAGAAACTTTCGAATACGAAAAAATTTGGTAACAAATTTGGCAGAAATGACAGGTCTGGATATGTGGAggaaaatgatattaataCTAATAATGATGATTTGATAGctcttgaagaagaaattggtaGTGCGCCAAACTCAATGATGGACTTCGAAGCTTGGAAAGCAAAGATGAAGGAAATGGAGCGCAGAAAAAAAGGCCTTGGTGGTTCAGTTGATTCAATAAATCCTACAGGTGGCGATATTCCTTCCAGGTCATCATCGGCACTAAACCACAATCATATATCTGAAGCTGGTACTAATTCCATTAGTGAGTTCCTAAATATTTCCTCTTCAAAGATAGTAAGCAATCCTGAGAATGAATTATCCTTACAAGGTGATGATACTGAAATACAAATGAACAATAGTCCAGATGTTGCtgttgaaaatgaaatttcaacTAGAGAATCATCAACTACTGACCTAACTCAGATTGATGAAAACAGAAAGGGTGGTTCTTCCCGTTTctcatcttttttttctacaACTTCTAAAAGTAAGACCAAAGATGTTGGTCCTATAATTGAAAGTCATCCAAATGTGACGACTGCTGATTCTAGTCCTGTGAAGCAACAAGGAAGTTCCACAGGGGGTTCTCGATTGATGTCATTCTTTGATAATAAGGAAAAGAATGTATCAAGTAATTTACAGTTAAATTCCTCAAATTCCTCACCAAAATTAAGCATGCTATCATCAAAAAAGGAGGAAAATGCCAATCAAGGTAATATGAGAATGGAGCCACTAAATTCATCGATGCATCCTCATATTGATAACCATAATATCACACGTCAAGGTCAGAATATGCCTCCCATCAATAGGCAGGATTCAGATCGACAACATACTGCGCCTACACAAATTATGCCTGGTATGGTATTTCCTCCTAACCCACAAAACAatagttctttttttcaagatttGTTGAGTAAAGGTAAGACTAATGATCACATTAGATCCAGCATGCCTCCCCCGGGATTAATGCACCCTGGATCGGGCAATAATTCTTCCAATATGGGCAATCAAAGAATGATGCCAATGGGAATGCCACCACCAGGATATCCAATGGGAATGCCACCACCAAACATGATGCCAGGTCCAGGAATGCCTGGGTTCCCTCTAAATAATCGTGGTCAACCTCTTGGTCAGATTCCTCAAAGTAAGCCAGCAGACTCCAAGGATGGAAATATCGATAATTTGCAACGGGGCAATAACGTAAATATGAAAGGTCCTCAATTTATGCAGAATATGCCTCCACCACCCGGCTTTGCTCCGTTACCTAACATTCCAATGGGTTTTCCTAGTGGTCAATTTCCACCTGGTATGGGTCCACCTCCCATGAATCAAACAAACTTCGGTAAGAACCCCATGAATGTTCCTGCTTCCAACCCTTATGCTGAAAATCAGAAATCAGCAATGGATAATAACAACCAGCAGGCATTCAAAAGGTAG